From Arthrobacter sp. FW306-2-2C-D06B, a single genomic window includes:
- a CDS encoding fasciclin domain-containing protein has product MLATKRTSFAIAGLAASALLGLTACGGSASTASPSSAAPSSSSTMAATPSASASAAMDPTKDLVGPGCAGYASQVPSGAGSVAGMALDPVAVAASNNPLLKTLTAAVSGKLNPKVNLVDTLNGSQFTVFAPVDSAFAKVPAATIDTLKTDDALLSKILTYHVIPGQLTPDQIVGTHKTVEGDSVTVTGTKDALKVDGGSAVICGGVHTANATVYLVDSVLMPK; this is encoded by the coding sequence ATGCTTGCTACAAAGCGCACGTCTTTTGCGATCGCCGGTCTCGCTGCTTCGGCCCTGCTGGGCCTCACTGCTTGTGGCGGCTCCGCTTCCACGGCTTCACCGTCGTCGGCCGCTCCGAGCTCGTCGTCCACCATGGCGGCGACCCCCTCCGCCTCGGCAAGTGCCGCGATGGACCCGACCAAAGACCTGGTCGGCCCGGGCTGCGCAGGTTACGCCTCCCAGGTTCCCAGCGGCGCAGGTTCGGTTGCCGGCATGGCACTCGACCCCGTAGCCGTGGCCGCTTCCAACAACCCGTTGCTCAAGACCCTGACGGCCGCGGTGTCCGGCAAGCTGAACCCCAAGGTGAACCTGGTGGACACGCTTAACGGCAGCCAGTTCACCGTCTTCGCCCCTGTGGATAGCGCCTTCGCCAAGGTCCCCGCCGCCACCATCGACACCCTCAAGACGGACGATGCCCTCCTGAGCAAGATCCTCACTTACCACGTCATCCCCGGCCAGCTGACCCCGGACCAGATCGTGGGCACCCACAAGACGGTTGAGGGCGACTCCGTAACCGTTACGGGAACCAAGGACGCACTCAAGGTTGACGGAGGCTCTGCCGTGATCTGCGGTGGCGTCCACACCGCCAACGCCACGGTGTACCTGGTTGACTCCGTCCTGATGCCGAAGTAG
- a CDS encoding cryptochrome/photolyase family protein: protein MKPSIVWFRDDLRATDNPALRAAADDGAAVALYVLDQESPGIRPPGGASRWWLHHSLLALREDLAALGVPLLLRRGPAAEIVRETATAMGSGSLYWNRRYGEPERMLDAGIKTWARESGMHTESFQASLLHEPWDVTTKQGGPFKVFTPFWRTVSGMDFREPLEAPEPGRGFSGRLPGSEELDTWGLLPRNPDWSAGLSESWQPGSAQAHELLDDFVSDGLADYSVNRDRPDLPGGSRLSPFLRWGQLSPFEVWHAQQRRRRELGDGAAVFASELGWREFCWHQYFHRPDLASANLRPGFDHYPWAWPGGQGDDSQEAVNLLRAWQQGRTGFPMVDAGQRQLWHTGWMHNRVRMVSASLLVKNLGIHWQVGEQWFWDTLVDADPASNPANWQWVAGSGADASPFFRIFNPETQAKKFDPHGGYVGRWIPELSTADYPEPVVDLKASRREALDAYGSLPR, encoded by the coding sequence GTGAAACCGTCGATCGTGTGGTTCCGGGACGACCTCCGGGCCACGGACAACCCGGCGCTGCGGGCGGCAGCCGACGACGGTGCCGCCGTCGCGCTCTATGTCCTCGACCAGGAATCACCTGGGATCAGGCCGCCCGGCGGCGCCTCCCGCTGGTGGCTGCATCATTCCCTGCTTGCCCTTCGCGAAGACCTTGCCGCCCTGGGTGTTCCGCTCTTGCTGCGCCGCGGACCGGCGGCGGAAATCGTCCGGGAAACCGCGACGGCGATGGGTTCCGGATCGCTGTACTGGAACCGCCGTTACGGCGAGCCGGAGCGAATGCTCGACGCCGGCATCAAGACCTGGGCGCGTGAATCCGGGATGCACACGGAGAGTTTCCAGGCCTCCCTGCTGCACGAGCCGTGGGACGTGACCACGAAGCAAGGCGGACCCTTCAAAGTCTTCACGCCATTTTGGCGGACCGTGTCCGGGATGGATTTCCGTGAACCGCTGGAGGCTCCGGAACCGGGCCGGGGATTCTCCGGCCGGCTCCCTGGGTCCGAGGAATTGGACACGTGGGGATTGCTGCCGCGAAACCCCGACTGGTCGGCCGGATTATCCGAAAGCTGGCAGCCGGGTTCGGCCCAGGCGCATGAGCTTCTTGACGACTTCGTGTCGGACGGGCTCGCGGACTATTCGGTGAACAGGGACCGTCCTGATCTGCCGGGCGGCAGCCGCTTGTCGCCCTTCTTGCGGTGGGGGCAACTCAGCCCGTTCGAGGTATGGCATGCCCAGCAACGCCGGCGTCGGGAACTGGGCGACGGCGCAGCTGTCTTTGCCTCGGAACTCGGGTGGCGTGAATTCTGCTGGCACCAGTACTTCCATCGTCCGGACCTGGCATCGGCCAATTTGCGGCCCGGTTTCGACCACTATCCGTGGGCTTGGCCGGGTGGTCAGGGTGATGACTCCCAGGAAGCCGTAAATCTCCTTCGCGCGTGGCAGCAGGGCCGCACCGGTTTCCCCATGGTGGACGCGGGCCAGCGGCAATTGTGGCATACAGGATGGATGCACAACCGGGTCCGCATGGTTTCCGCCAGTCTCTTGGTCAAGAACCTCGGCATCCATTGGCAAGTGGGCGAGCAATGGTTCTGGGACACCTTGGTGGATGCCGATCCTGCCTCGAATCCTGCGAACTGGCAGTGGGTTGCAGGTTCCGGCGCGGACGCCTCGCCCTTCTTCAGGATCTTCAACCCGGAGACCCAGGCCAAGAAATTCGATCCCCACGGCGGCTACGTCGGCCGGTGGATCCCGGAACTGTCCACGGCGGACTATCCGGAGCCGGTGGTGGACCTTAAAGCCTCGCGCCGGGAAGCGCTGGATGCCTACGGCTCGCTGCCTCGCTGA
- a CDS encoding CoA-acylating methylmalonate-semialdehyde dehydrogenase, whose protein sequence is MVRELSHYIDGQRVDGTSPRFSDVYNPCTGEVQARLPLASADEVRNAIASAEKGQLEWGAMNPQRRGRILLKFVDLVNEHMDELATLLSSEHGKTFPDAKGDIQRGIEVVEFAAGAPHLLKGEFSDNAGTGIDVHSLRQPLGVVAGITPFNFPAMIPLWKSGPALAAGNAFILKPSERDPSVPLRLAELFTEAGLPDGVFNVINGDKEAVDTLLEDPRVKAIGFVGSTPIAQYIYATAAAHGKRAQCFGGAKNHMVIMPDADLDMAADALIGAGFGSAGERCMAISVAVPVGQETADQLVSKLQDRIKGLKVGPSLAADSDFGPVVAASAKHRIEGYIQAGVDQGATLVTDGRDLKVDGYAGGFWVGPTLFDNVTKDMSIYKEEIFGPVLSILRAADYEEALRLCSEHEFGNGVAIFTRDGDAARDFASRVEVGMVGINVPIPVPIAYYTFGGWKASGFGDLNQHGADAFRFYTKTKTVTTRWPSGIRQGASFVMPAGS, encoded by the coding sequence ATGGTGCGCGAACTTTCCCACTACATTGACGGCCAAAGAGTCGACGGGACCTCTCCACGATTCAGCGACGTCTACAATCCCTGCACCGGCGAGGTTCAGGCACGGCTTCCCCTGGCCAGTGCTGACGAGGTCAGGAACGCCATTGCGAGCGCGGAGAAAGGCCAGCTCGAATGGGGCGCCATGAACCCGCAGCGCCGCGGCCGGATCCTGCTGAAGTTCGTGGACCTGGTCAACGAACACATGGACGAACTGGCTACGCTCCTTTCCTCCGAGCACGGCAAGACCTTCCCGGATGCCAAAGGCGACATCCAGCGTGGCATCGAGGTGGTGGAGTTCGCCGCCGGTGCCCCGCACTTGCTCAAGGGTGAATTCTCGGACAACGCCGGCACGGGAATCGACGTCCACTCACTGCGCCAGCCCCTTGGGGTGGTCGCGGGCATTACGCCCTTCAACTTCCCGGCCATGATTCCACTCTGGAAGTCCGGCCCCGCCCTGGCTGCGGGCAATGCCTTCATCCTCAAGCCTTCGGAGCGCGACCCGTCCGTGCCGCTGCGCCTGGCAGAACTTTTCACCGAAGCGGGATTGCCGGACGGCGTCTTCAACGTCATCAACGGCGACAAGGAAGCAGTGGATACCCTCCTTGAGGATCCGCGGGTGAAGGCCATCGGTTTCGTCGGAAGCACGCCGATTGCACAGTACATTTACGCGACGGCCGCGGCCCACGGGAAGCGCGCCCAGTGCTTTGGCGGCGCCAAGAACCACATGGTGATCATGCCCGACGCCGATCTCGACATGGCCGCGGATGCCCTCATCGGTGCCGGGTTCGGCTCCGCCGGGGAGCGTTGCATGGCGATCTCGGTGGCTGTGCCTGTTGGCCAGGAGACAGCGGACCAGCTCGTCTCCAAGCTGCAGGACCGCATCAAGGGCCTGAAGGTGGGTCCCAGCCTGGCCGCGGATTCGGACTTCGGACCTGTAGTGGCCGCCTCGGCGAAACATCGTATCGAGGGGTACATCCAAGCGGGCGTGGACCAAGGCGCCACGCTCGTCACCGATGGACGCGACCTGAAGGTGGACGGCTACGCCGGAGGCTTCTGGGTTGGCCCGACCCTCTTCGACAACGTCACGAAGGACATGTCCATCTACAAGGAGGAGATCTTCGGCCCGGTCCTGAGCATCCTCCGCGCAGCCGACTACGAAGAAGCGCTGCGGCTCTGCTCCGAGCACGAGTTCGGCAACGGCGTCGCGATCTTCACCCGCGACGGCGACGCCGCCCGCGACTTCGCGAGCCGCGTCGAAGTGGGCATGGTGGGCATCAACGTTCCCATTCCGGTTCCGATCGCCTACTACACCTTCGGCGGCTGGAAGGCCTCGGGCTTCGGCGACCTCAACCAGCACGGCGCGGATGCCTTCCGCTTCTACACCAAGACCAAGACGGTCACCACGCGCTGGCCCTCGGGCATCCGCCAGGGCGCCAGCTTCGTGATGCCGGCCGGCAGCTAA
- a CDS encoding enoyl-CoA hydratase/isomerase family protein, with amino-acid sequence MAEVLFEKRGHLGVITLNRPKAVNALTAGMVHAMLEQLTAWADDDAVKTVLVHGSGDRGLCAGGDIVAIYDDILRRGDRTADFWAAEYRLNSLIARYPKPYVAFMDGLVLGGGVGISAHGSVRVVTERTRTGMPETTIGFVPDVGGTLLLSRSPGESGTHAALTGAHLSGADALFLGLADHFVPSESLPALAEALESSTAEAAVERFAQEPPASALSGQREWIDDAYASDDAEEIVARLRGAGGDAAAAAVTIEAKSPTAVKVTLESLRRVRGLSLEEALEQEYRVGVRCLSGPDFREGIRAQVVDKDRNPQWKPASLAEVSPAAVEGFFASLGDRELKLHSKESDHV; translated from the coding sequence ATGGCCGAGGTCCTGTTCGAGAAGCGCGGCCACCTGGGCGTCATCACGCTGAACCGACCCAAGGCCGTCAACGCGCTCACCGCCGGGATGGTGCACGCGATGCTGGAGCAACTCACTGCCTGGGCGGACGACGACGCCGTCAAGACGGTCTTGGTGCACGGCTCCGGGGACCGGGGACTCTGCGCCGGTGGGGACATCGTGGCGATCTACGACGACATCCTGCGCCGCGGGGACCGGACCGCGGACTTCTGGGCTGCGGAATACCGCTTGAACTCGCTCATTGCCCGGTACCCGAAGCCTTACGTGGCCTTCATGGACGGGCTCGTCCTCGGTGGCGGGGTCGGGATCTCAGCCCACGGTTCCGTCCGCGTGGTCACCGAGCGGACCCGCACCGGCATGCCGGAAACCACCATTGGTTTTGTGCCCGACGTCGGCGGGACCCTTCTGCTGTCCCGCTCACCGGGCGAGTCTGGTACCCACGCAGCCCTCACGGGCGCCCACCTAAGCGGGGCTGACGCCCTGTTCCTGGGGCTCGCGGACCACTTCGTGCCGTCCGAAAGCCTGCCCGCGCTCGCGGAAGCGCTGGAAAGCTCGACGGCGGAGGCCGCCGTCGAGCGCTTCGCGCAGGAACCGCCGGCCTCGGCACTGTCCGGCCAGCGGGAGTGGATCGATGACGCCTATGCTTCCGACGACGCCGAGGAAATCGTCGCCAGGCTGCGCGGCGCCGGCGGGGACGCCGCTGCAGCCGCGGTCACGATCGAGGCGAAGTCGCCTACAGCCGTGAAAGTCACCCTGGAATCGCTGCGGCGCGTCAGGGGGCTCTCGCTCGAGGAGGCGTTGGAGCAGGAATACCGTGTTGGCGTGCGGTGCCTGTCCGGGCCGGATTTTCGCGAGGGGATCCGAGCGCAAGTAGTGGACAAGGACCGCAACCCGCAATGGAAGCCAGCTTCCCTGGCGGAGGTGTCGCCGGCCGCCGTCGAGGGCTTCTTCGCATCGCTAGGCGACCGTGAACTCAAACTTCATTCAAAGGAGTCCGACCATGTCTGA
- the mmsB gene encoding 3-hydroxyisobutyrate dehydrogenase, with the protein MSDAVSGTIAFLGLGHMGGPMAVNLVKAGHQVVAYDPVPAALEAAREHGIATMDSAPEAVAGASVVLTMLPSGKHVLDAYRGVDGAPGLLSVAAPNTLFLDCSTINVDEAREAAAIALEAGHRSVDAPVSGGVVGAEAGTLTFMVGALPEDFETVKPILELMGRRIVHCGDHGAGQAAKVCNNMILGVSMIAVSEAFVLGEKLGLTHQALFDVASNASGQCWALTTNCPVPGPVPTSPANRDYQPGFAGALMAKDLRLAVNALESTGVDGQMGHLASQIYDAFAAEGGAGRDFSGIITDIRDKSAK; encoded by the coding sequence ATGTCTGACGCAGTTTCCGGCACCATCGCTTTCCTCGGCCTTGGCCACATGGGCGGTCCTATGGCTGTGAACCTTGTCAAAGCAGGGCATCAAGTGGTCGCGTACGATCCCGTGCCGGCAGCGCTTGAGGCAGCCCGCGAACACGGCATCGCTACGATGGATTCCGCTCCGGAGGCCGTTGCCGGCGCCTCCGTTGTCCTGACCATGCTGCCCAGCGGCAAGCATGTCCTTGACGCCTACCGGGGAGTGGACGGAGCGCCGGGCCTGCTCTCGGTGGCTGCGCCGAACACACTGTTCCTGGACTGCTCCACCATCAACGTCGACGAGGCCCGCGAGGCCGCGGCCATTGCCTTGGAAGCCGGCCACCGCTCCGTGGACGCGCCCGTTTCCGGAGGCGTAGTGGGTGCCGAAGCCGGAACCCTGACCTTCATGGTGGGGGCCCTGCCCGAGGACTTCGAAACAGTGAAGCCGATCCTGGAACTCATGGGCCGGAGGATCGTGCACTGCGGCGACCACGGAGCCGGGCAAGCCGCCAAGGTCTGCAACAACATGATCCTGGGAGTGTCCATGATTGCCGTCAGCGAGGCATTCGTCCTGGGTGAGAAGCTGGGACTGACGCACCAGGCGTTGTTCGACGTTGCCTCCAACGCCTCGGGGCAGTGCTGGGCGCTGACCACCAACTGCCCGGTTCCCGGACCGGTCCCCACGAGCCCGGCCAACCGCGACTACCAGCCCGGATTCGCCGGAGCGCTCATGGCGAAGGACCTCCGGCTCGCGGTCAACGCGCTGGAGAGCACCGGAGTCGATGGGCAAATGGGGCACTTGGCATCGCAGATTTACGACGCCTTCGCTGCCGAAGGCGGGGCCGGGCGCGACTTCTCCGGCATCATCACGGACATCCGGGACAAGTCTGCCAAGTAG
- a CDS encoding enoyl-CoA hydratase — protein sequence MAQQYENILVELRGRVGLVTLNRPKALNALNQATMNEIVAAVSDMDANPAVGAVVITGSEKAFAAGADIKEMASKGYMEMYAADWFRAWENLTRLRIPVIAAVSGFALGGGCELAMMCDFIVAGDNAKFGQPEINLGVIPGMGGSQRLTRAVGKAKAMDMVLTGRFMDAEEAERAGLVSRVVPADSVVEEALKAAEVIASRSKPVAMVAKEAVNAAFETGLSQGVLFERRIFHSLFATEDQKEGMAAFTEKRQPEFKHR from the coding sequence TTGGCGCAGCAGTACGAAAACATCCTGGTGGAACTCCGTGGACGGGTGGGCTTGGTGACCCTGAACCGGCCCAAGGCGCTCAACGCGTTGAACCAGGCCACCATGAATGAGATCGTGGCCGCCGTGTCGGACATGGATGCGAATCCCGCGGTGGGCGCCGTGGTGATCACCGGATCGGAGAAGGCCTTCGCGGCCGGCGCCGACATCAAGGAGATGGCATCCAAGGGATACATGGAAATGTACGCCGCCGACTGGTTCCGCGCCTGGGAAAACCTCACGCGGCTGCGCATACCCGTGATTGCCGCGGTGTCCGGCTTTGCCCTGGGTGGAGGCTGCGAACTTGCCATGATGTGCGATTTCATCGTTGCCGGGGACAACGCCAAGTTCGGCCAACCGGAAATCAACCTCGGTGTCATTCCGGGCATGGGCGGCTCGCAACGGCTGACCCGCGCCGTGGGCAAGGCCAAAGCGATGGACATGGTCCTCACTGGGCGATTCATGGACGCCGAGGAAGCCGAGCGGGCGGGACTCGTTTCCCGAGTCGTGCCGGCCGACTCCGTGGTGGAGGAGGCTTTGAAGGCCGCCGAAGTGATCGCGTCGAGGTCCAAACCGGTTGCCATGGTGGCCAAGGAAGCCGTCAACGCAGCCTTCGAAACCGGCCTGTCCCAGGGCGTTTTGTTTGAGCGCCGGATCTTCCACTCATTGTTCGCCACCGAGGACCAAAAGGAAGGCATGGCAGCGTTCACCGAGAAGCGCCAGCCGGAGTTCAAGCACCGCTGA
- a CDS encoding MarR family winged helix-turn-helix transcriptional regulator: MGSPLPRDPIADAQRNWERHGWGEVAAPMAAITAIMRTQQILLARIEGVLKPYGLTFARYELLALLSFARSGALPMNKASALLQVHPTSVTNAVDRLEKAALVVRSPHPTDGRTTLIELTAEGRTLAKRATTALNNEVFGQSGFGDEDVEHLIRVLGDFRKAAGDFTD, from the coding sequence GTGGGCAGCCCGCTCCCCCGCGACCCCATCGCCGACGCCCAGCGAAACTGGGAACGCCACGGCTGGGGCGAAGTCGCCGCACCCATGGCGGCCATCACCGCGATCATGCGCACGCAGCAGATCCTGTTGGCGCGGATCGAGGGCGTGTTGAAGCCGTACGGACTGACCTTCGCGCGCTACGAACTCCTGGCCCTGCTGAGTTTCGCCCGCAGCGGCGCGTTGCCCATGAACAAAGCCAGTGCGCTTCTCCAGGTGCATCCGACGTCGGTGACGAACGCCGTCGACCGCCTCGAAAAGGCAGCCCTCGTAGTCCGCTCCCCGCACCCCACCGACGGGCGCACCACGCTGATCGAGCTCACCGCGGAGGGCCGCACCCTCGCGAAGCGCGCGACGACGGCACTCAACAACGAGGTGTTCGGCCAGTCCGGCTTCGGGGACGAAGACGTCGAGCACCTGATCCGCGTACTGGGAGACTTCCGCAAGGCCGCGGGCGACTTTACGGACTGA
- a CDS encoding AMP-binding protein, protein MTVTDDFRAARDRLLELRTDYSRAHNEFQWPRFSEFNFALDWFDQIAADPAKANNPALVIVEQDGSSTRRSFADLSARSSQLANWLRAKGVRRGDRMIIMLGNQVELWELMLAGIKLGVVLIPTTTLMGPRDITDRVERGGARWAAVGSANIAKFAEVPGGYTLIEVGDGGPAGHQTPDALQYAESDSAETVFVPDAPTAADETMLLYFTSGTTSRAKLVEHTHTSYPVGHLSTMYWIGLEPGDVHLNVASPGWAKHAWSNVFTPWIAEACVFVYNYDRFDAKALMDQMGREGVTSFCAPPTVWRMLIQADLTLLKTPPTKVVSAGEPLNAEVIGQVERAWGQTIRDGFGQTESTVQVANTPGQPVKTGSMGRPLPGYDVVLVDPTTGEEADDGELCLRLDPRPVGLMKSYFGDPEKTAEAFRDGYYHTGDMASRDGNGVITYVGRGDDVFKSSDYRLSPFELESVLIEHPAVAEAAVVPSPDPVKLSVPKAFVVLAAGYEPGPAVAEDILRYCRQHLAPFKRIRRLEFGELPKTISGKIRRVELRGTEVARHGDGPLAAGLGVEYTEDEFPSLKE, encoded by the coding sequence ATGACAGTCACCGACGACTTCCGTGCAGCCCGCGACCGGCTCCTCGAGCTGCGCACCGACTACTCCCGCGCACACAACGAGTTCCAGTGGCCCCGCTTCAGCGAGTTCAACTTCGCCCTCGACTGGTTCGACCAGATCGCGGCAGATCCCGCCAAGGCCAACAATCCTGCGCTGGTCATCGTCGAGCAGGACGGCAGCTCCACCCGTCGCAGCTTCGCCGATCTTTCCGCACGATCCTCGCAGCTTGCCAACTGGCTCCGTGCCAAGGGCGTCCGCCGTGGCGACCGCATGATCATCATGCTCGGCAACCAAGTTGAACTGTGGGAACTCATGCTCGCCGGGATCAAACTCGGCGTGGTCCTGATCCCCACCACCACGCTCATGGGTCCTCGCGACATCACGGATCGCGTGGAGCGCGGCGGTGCCCGCTGGGCCGCCGTCGGGAGCGCCAACATAGCCAAGTTCGCCGAGGTGCCGGGCGGTTACACCCTCATTGAAGTGGGCGACGGCGGCCCGGCTGGCCACCAGACCCCAGATGCCCTTCAGTACGCCGAGTCGGATTCCGCGGAGACCGTGTTCGTGCCGGATGCCCCCACCGCCGCCGATGAGACCATGCTCCTCTACTTCACTTCGGGCACCACGTCGCGCGCCAAACTGGTGGAGCACACCCACACCTCGTACCCGGTGGGGCACCTCTCCACGATGTATTGGATCGGGCTGGAACCCGGAGACGTCCACCTCAACGTGGCTTCCCCCGGCTGGGCAAAGCACGCATGGTCCAACGTTTTCACGCCGTGGATCGCCGAGGCCTGCGTCTTCGTCTACAACTACGATCGTTTCGATGCCAAGGCCCTCATGGACCAGATGGGCCGCGAAGGCGTCACGAGTTTCTGCGCCCCGCCCACCGTCTGGCGCATGCTCATCCAGGCGGACCTGACCCTGCTCAAAACGCCGCCCACGAAGGTTGTTTCGGCGGGCGAGCCGCTCAACGCCGAGGTGATCGGCCAAGTGGAAAGGGCCTGGGGCCAGACCATCCGCGACGGTTTCGGCCAGACCGAGTCAACCGTCCAGGTCGCCAACACCCCGGGGCAGCCGGTCAAGACCGGCTCGATGGGACGCCCGCTGCCCGGCTACGACGTGGTGCTTGTTGACCCAACCACGGGCGAAGAGGCCGACGACGGCGAGCTGTGCTTACGCTTGGACCCTCGCCCTGTAGGGCTCATGAAGTCCTACTTCGGCGACCCGGAGAAGACGGCCGAGGCTTTCCGTGACGGTTACTACCACACGGGCGACATGGCCAGCCGGGACGGGAACGGCGTTATCACCTACGTGGGCCGCGGCGACGACGTCTTCAAGTCCTCCGACTACCGACTGTCCCCTTTCGAACTCGAGAGCGTCCTGATCGAACACCCCGCAGTGGCGGAAGCCGCCGTCGTGCCTTCTCCGGATCCGGTCAAGCTCTCGGTGCCCAAAGCCTTCGTGGTGCTCGCCGCCGGCTACGAGCCCGGTCCAGCCGTGGCCGAAGACATCCTCAGATACTGCCGGCAGCACCTGGCACCGTTCAAGCGCATCCGTCGGCTCGAATTCGGCGAATTGCCCAAGACGATTTCCGGCAAGATCCGCCGTGTCGAACTTCGAGGCACGGAGGTGGCCCGTCACGGCGATGGTCCGCTGGCTGCCGGCCTGGGTGTCGAGTACACCGAGGACGAGTTCCCGAGTCTGAAAGAATAG
- the nadE gene encoding ammonia-dependent NAD(+) synthetase: MRTLQATIIAEMGVQPRIDPAGEVRKRVTFLKEYLKATHTKGFVLGISGGLDSSLAGRLAQLAVEELEAEGVEANFVAVRLPYGTQHDEDDAQAALDFIQAKTEWTFNISRAVDGFEDEFEKTTGARISDFHKGNTKARARMTAQYALAGEHNYLVIGTDHGAESVTGFFTKFGDGGADILPLFGLNKRQNRALLAELGAPSRIWDKVPTADLLDGKPGRTDEDELGIKYDQIDDYLEGREVSDEVAETIEQKYLRTRHKRTVPVTIFDTWWK; encoded by the coding sequence ATGCGCACACTCCAGGCCACGATCATTGCGGAAATGGGCGTCCAGCCCCGGATCGACCCTGCCGGGGAGGTCCGTAAACGCGTCACGTTCCTGAAGGAATACCTCAAGGCCACGCATACGAAGGGCTTTGTCCTGGGTATTTCCGGCGGACTCGACTCTTCCCTCGCCGGTCGACTTGCCCAGCTGGCGGTCGAAGAGCTTGAGGCCGAGGGCGTCGAGGCGAATTTCGTGGCCGTCAGGCTCCCCTATGGCACCCAACACGATGAGGACGACGCCCAAGCCGCGCTCGACTTTATCCAGGCCAAGACGGAATGGACTTTCAACATTTCCCGGGCAGTCGACGGTTTCGAGGATGAGTTCGAAAAGACCACGGGGGCGCGCATCTCGGATTTCCACAAGGGCAACACGAAGGCCCGGGCCCGCATGACCGCCCAGTACGCCCTGGCCGGCGAGCACAACTACCTGGTGATCGGCACCGACCACGGGGCCGAATCCGTCACCGGGTTCTTCACCAAATTCGGCGACGGCGGCGCGGACATCCTGCCGCTCTTCGGCCTCAACAAACGGCAGAACCGCGCACTCCTCGCCGAGCTGGGCGCCCCGTCCCGCATTTGGGACAAGGTCCCCACGGCCGACCTCCTGGACGGCAAGCCCGGCCGCACCGACGAGGACGAGCTCGGCATCAAGTACGACCAGATCGACGACTACCTCGAAGGCCGGGAAGTCTCGGACGAGGTGGCAGAGACCATCGAACAGAAGTACCTGCGCACCCGGCACAAGCGCACTGTTCCTGTCACGATTTTCGACACATGGTGGAAGTAA
- a CDS encoding LacI family DNA-binding transcriptional regulator — translation MAELQLQSPGKQPTIRDVAELAGVATSTVSRALSNPGRVNRVTRERIEEAAAQLNYIPSSQARGLSSGRTQTVAVLVPDITNPFYFDIIRGAQHQLKAAGYTQLLVDTEESAEMEADALQKMRRSADGFILAASRLTDAQLAEAAAQQPLVTINRAPAIAPTVVIDTPSAIIQALEHLVSLGHTRICFVGGPATSWSNAKRWQAFQDETTERKLTTFSVGPFAPKTTSGAAAADAAVHTGATACIVFNDLLAIGMLQRLRERGIRVPDDMSIVGCDDIFGADFCNPPLTTMASPIEQAGRVAVSMLLSRLNPQYGGTSRRLAVMPTHLTVRASTGLAPVR, via the coding sequence ATGGCAGAACTCCAGCTCCAGTCACCGGGCAAGCAGCCCACAATCCGCGACGTCGCGGAACTCGCGGGAGTGGCAACGTCAACCGTCTCGAGGGCCCTGAGCAATCCCGGGAGGGTGAACCGTGTGACGCGCGAGCGGATCGAAGAAGCGGCCGCGCAATTGAACTACATTCCAAGTTCCCAGGCCCGGGGGCTCAGCTCCGGACGCACCCAGACCGTTGCCGTCCTGGTTCCGGACATCACCAATCCGTTCTACTTCGACATCATCCGCGGGGCGCAGCACCAGTTGAAGGCCGCTGGCTACACGCAACTGCTCGTAGACACCGAAGAGTCAGCGGAGATGGAGGCAGACGCACTGCAGAAAATGCGCCGCTCGGCAGACGGTTTCATCCTTGCAGCATCCCGCCTGACGGACGCACAACTGGCCGAGGCGGCGGCACAACAGCCCTTGGTCACCATCAACCGGGCTCCGGCAATTGCACCCACCGTGGTGATCGATACGCCGTCGGCCATCATCCAGGCGCTCGAACATCTCGTCTCGCTGGGGCACACAAGGATTTGCTTCGTCGGAGGCCCGGCCACCTCCTGGTCCAATGCCAAACGGTGGCAAGCGTTCCAGGACGAAACCACCGAACGGAAACTGACCACATTCAGCGTGGGACCGTTCGCGCCCAAGACCACATCCGGCGCGGCCGCAGCGGACGCGGCGGTGCACACGGGGGCCACCGCGTGCATCGTCTTCAATGACCTGCTGGCCATCGGGATGCTGCAGCGCCTGCGCGAACGCGGCATCCGGGTGCCCGACGACATGAGCATCGTCGGTTGCGACGATATCTTCGGGGCCGATTTCTGCAACCCTCCGCTGACCACCATGGCGTCGCCCATTGAACAAGCCGGGCGCGTGGCCGTCTCCATGCTCCTGTCCCGGCTGAATCCCCAATACGGCGGCACCAGCCGGCGCTTGGCCGTCATGCCCACGCACCTCACAGTCCGGGCATCGACGGGGCTCGCTCCGGTGCGCTGA